Proteins encoded by one window of Synechococcus sp. MVIR-18-1:
- a CDS encoding DEAD/DEAH box helicase produces MSLLHATWLPAIRTPTSSGRAALLVWADTWRVAEPAGPSTTPALHPFTLSPDDLRALLTERDLLPDGIIDATACLTLPSRSVKPRKKRGTVTSSTEEPGWTGLPLQAGEPIPKQTEWWPWQVQGLAIEPMAATAWLSKLPLSGRHPELADELRWWSHMQRWSLSLVARSRWLPQVELSKGEGYPHRARWVPLLNREEDRRRLEDLASGLPLVATCALPWREPTGKRSNRITRLRPEAMRAANPVACCRPRSGRLRVATLLADLMDAQLRKGFTPNHEGLDPLLRAWEEALSSDSGELQLSDEETERLATASHHWREGVAGNVAAARACLELATPADDEDLWPLRFFLQAEADPTLKLPAGAAWAAGLSGLQLGEIKVDQPSEVLLEGMGRALTVFQPIERGLNSATPESMQLTPAEAFVLVRTAARQLRDVGVGVDLPPSLSGGLASRLGLAIKAELSERSRGFTLGENLDWSWELMIGGVTLTLRELERLAGKRSPLVRHKGAWIELRPNDLKNAERFCAANPDLSLDDALRLTATEGDTMMRLPVHQFDAGPRLQAVLEQYHQQKAPDPLPAPEGFSGQLRPYQERGLGWLAFLHRFDQGACLADDMGLGKTIQLLAFLQHLKAENELKRTVLLIAPTSVLTNWKREATAFTPELNVHEHYGPKRPSTPAALKKALKDVDLVLTSYGLLQRDSELLESHDWQGLVIDEAQAIKNPSAKQSQAVRDLARPKKNSRFRIALTGTPVENRVSELWALMDFLNPRVLGEEEFFRHRYRMPIERYGDLSSLRDLKARVGPFILRRLKTDKSIISDLPEKVELSEWVGLSKEQKSLYAKTVEDTLDAIARAPHGKRHGQVLGLLTKLKQICNHPALALKEQGASEDFLKRSVKLQRLEEILDEVVEAGDRALLFTQFAEWGKLLQDYLQRRWRSEVPFLSGSTSKSERQAMVDRFQEDPRGPQLFLLSLKAGGVGLNLTRASHVFHIDRWWNPAVENQATDRAYRIGQTNRVMVHKFITSGSVEEKIDRMIREKSRLAEDIIGSGEDWLGGLEMGQLKELVSLEDNQS; encoded by the coding sequence ATGAGCCTGCTGCACGCCACCTGGCTCCCGGCCATTCGTACTCCGACCAGCTCTGGACGAGCTGCCCTGTTGGTGTGGGCTGACACCTGGCGCGTTGCCGAACCCGCAGGCCCAAGTACAACCCCCGCCCTTCACCCCTTCACCCTCAGCCCAGATGATCTCAGGGCCTTGCTGACGGAACGGGATCTCTTGCCCGACGGCATCATTGACGCCACGGCATGCCTCACCCTGCCGAGCCGCAGCGTGAAGCCCCGAAAGAAACGCGGCACAGTAACCAGCAGCACTGAAGAACCGGGCTGGACAGGCCTTCCCTTACAAGCTGGAGAGCCGATCCCCAAACAAACAGAGTGGTGGCCTTGGCAGGTACAGGGCCTCGCCATTGAACCGATGGCAGCTACCGCCTGGCTCTCCAAACTTCCTCTTTCAGGACGTCATCCTGAGTTAGCGGATGAGTTGCGCTGGTGGAGTCACATGCAGCGATGGTCCCTCAGCCTCGTCGCACGAAGTCGCTGGCTCCCGCAAGTGGAGCTGAGCAAAGGTGAGGGCTATCCCCATCGCGCCCGCTGGGTACCGCTCCTGAATCGGGAAGAAGACCGGCGCCGCCTTGAGGACCTGGCCTCAGGGCTTCCTCTCGTTGCCACCTGTGCCCTGCCTTGGCGAGAACCCACCGGCAAACGCAGCAACCGGATCACCAGGCTCAGACCAGAAGCCATGCGCGCCGCGAATCCAGTGGCTTGCTGCCGGCCTCGCAGCGGACGACTACGGGTCGCCACGCTGTTGGCCGATCTGATGGATGCGCAACTGCGCAAAGGCTTCACCCCTAACCATGAAGGCTTGGATCCCCTGCTACGCGCCTGGGAGGAGGCCTTGAGCTCGGACTCAGGTGAGCTCCAACTCAGCGATGAAGAAACCGAACGCCTAGCCACCGCCAGTCATCACTGGCGTGAAGGGGTTGCTGGAAATGTGGCAGCGGCCCGCGCCTGCTTGGAACTGGCAACACCAGCAGACGATGAGGACCTTTGGCCACTGCGCTTCTTTCTGCAAGCAGAGGCAGATCCAACCCTCAAGCTGCCCGCGGGAGCGGCCTGGGCTGCAGGCCTCAGCGGCCTCCAACTTGGGGAAATCAAAGTGGATCAACCCAGCGAGGTCTTGCTCGAGGGCATGGGCCGAGCCCTGACCGTGTTCCAGCCGATCGAAAGGGGGCTAAACAGCGCCACACCCGAGAGCATGCAGCTCACACCAGCTGAAGCCTTTGTTTTGGTGCGCACAGCAGCCCGACAGCTGCGGGATGTGGGCGTAGGCGTTGACCTACCACCAAGCCTTTCTGGAGGGTTAGCCAGCCGGCTTGGCCTCGCCATCAAGGCAGAGCTCTCCGAGCGCTCGCGAGGCTTCACGCTCGGTGAAAACCTCGACTGGAGCTGGGAGCTGATGATCGGCGGGGTGACGCTGACCTTGCGAGAACTTGAGCGATTGGCTGGAAAGCGCAGCCCTCTGGTGCGTCACAAAGGCGCTTGGATCGAACTACGCCCCAATGACCTCAAAAATGCCGAGCGCTTTTGCGCCGCCAATCCAGACCTGAGCCTCGACGACGCGCTTCGACTGACTGCCACCGAAGGCGACACGATGATGCGCCTGCCCGTCCATCAATTTGATGCCGGTCCGCGGCTGCAAGCCGTGCTCGAGCAGTACCACCAGCAGAAAGCGCCAGACCCACTCCCCGCCCCCGAAGGATTTTCGGGTCAACTCAGGCCCTATCAAGAGCGAGGACTCGGCTGGCTTGCCTTCCTGCATCGCTTTGACCAAGGCGCCTGCTTGGCCGATGACATGGGCCTCGGCAAAACGATCCAGTTGCTGGCCTTTCTGCAACACCTCAAGGCAGAAAACGAACTCAAGCGAACGGTGCTTTTAATCGCACCCACATCCGTGCTCACCAACTGGAAGCGGGAGGCAACAGCGTTCACGCCCGAGCTCAATGTGCATGAGCACTACGGTCCAAAACGCCCCAGCACCCCAGCAGCACTGAAGAAAGCGCTGAAGGATGTGGATCTCGTGCTCACCAGCTACGGCCTGTTGCAACGCGACAGTGAACTGCTCGAAAGTCACGATTGGCAAGGTCTCGTGATCGATGAAGCGCAGGCGATTAAAAACCCCTCCGCGAAACAAAGCCAAGCCGTCCGTGACCTGGCCCGCCCCAAAAAGAACAGCCGTTTTCGCATCGCACTCACTGGCACACCGGTTGAAAACCGCGTCAGCGAGCTCTGGGCCCTGATGGACTTCCTCAATCCACGGGTTCTGGGAGAGGAAGAATTTTTCCGGCATCGCTATCGCATGCCAATTGAGCGTTACGGAGACCTGTCATCCCTTCGCGATCTCAAAGCCAGGGTGGGACCGTTCATCCTCAGACGGCTGAAAACCGACAAATCGATCATCTCGGATCTGCCCGAAAAAGTGGAATTGAGCGAATGGGTAGGTCTGAGTAAAGAGCAGAAATCCTTGTATGCCAAAACCGTTGAAGACACCTTGGATGCCATTGCCCGCGCGCCGCATGGCAAACGTCATGGTCAGGTGTTGGGTCTGCTCACCAAGCTCAAGCAGATCTGCAACCACCCTGCCCTTGCCCTCAAGGAGCAGGGAGCCAGCGAAGATTTCCTCAAGCGGTCCGTGAAGCTGCAACGCCTCGAAGAAATTCTGGACGAGGTGGTTGAAGCTGGGGATCGAGCCTTGCTGTTCACCCAGTTCGCGGAATGGGGCAAGTTGCTCCAGGATTATTTGCAACGTCGCTGGCGCAGTGAAGTGCCCTTCCTCAGCGGCAGCACCAGCAAAAGTGAACGGCAAGCCATGGTTGATCGCTTCCAGGAGGATCCGCGCGGGCCTCAGCTTTTCCTGTTGTCACTCAAGGCTGGCGGAGTCGGCCTCAACCTCACGCGCGCCAGTCATGTCTTTCACATCGACCGTTGGTGGAATCCCGCCGTTGAGAATCAAGCCACGGACCGCGCCTATCGCATCGGACAAACGAACCGGGTAATGGTGCATAAGTTCATCACCAGCGGCTCCGTTGAGGAGAAAATTGACCGCATGATCCGCGAGAAGTCCAGACTGGCGGAAGACATCATTGGCTCCGGCGAAGACTGGCTAGGAGGCCTCGAAATGGGACAGCTCAAAGAGCTCGTAAGCCTGGAGGACAACCAATCATGA
- a CDS encoding SWIM zinc finger family protein codes for MSITPPSGINTSISDDGLSQQPWWVEQWMELINSYRFKKRLERAWAYAREGHVTSIRFEGRRVHARVQGTDEDPYKVKLWLDVLKDEDWRYVLEALTMKARWSAQLLAGIMPADIERAFAASGRRLFPFKLQEVRSECSCPDKANPCKHISAVYFLMGERFSEDPFVLFQLRGRTRAKLLEDLAAYRLQAIAESANQSGNAEALAIDASSSELNPPHPAVLDPTLWWRYDAGLDGDLVVITPAMEGDTGLDAAGELPLAEEPRFPEAKPRFLQHLRDQGQAMAQQAMLEAMAAGN; via the coding sequence ATGAGCATCACCCCACCAAGCGGGATTAACACCTCGATCAGTGACGACGGTCTGTCCCAGCAACCCTGGTGGGTTGAGCAGTGGATGGAGCTCATCAATTCCTACCGCTTTAAAAAGCGCTTGGAACGGGCCTGGGCCTACGCGCGAGAAGGTCATGTGACCTCCATTCGCTTTGAAGGCAGGCGGGTGCATGCCCGCGTCCAAGGCACAGACGAAGACCCATACAAAGTGAAGCTCTGGCTCGACGTTCTGAAAGATGAGGACTGGCGCTACGTGCTCGAAGCGCTCACGATGAAGGCCCGCTGGTCCGCTCAACTCTTGGCCGGGATCATGCCAGCCGACATCGAACGGGCCTTCGCTGCCAGTGGTCGGCGTCTGTTCCCGTTCAAGCTTCAAGAGGTGAGGAGCGAATGCAGCTGTCCAGACAAAGCCAACCCTTGTAAGCACATCAGCGCCGTTTACTTCTTGATGGGAGAACGGTTCAGTGAAGATCCGTTTGTGCTGTTTCAGCTGCGCGGTCGCACGCGAGCCAAGTTGCTGGAAGACCTGGCGGCGTATCGCCTACAAGCCATTGCGGAGAGCGCAAACCAGAGCGGCAACGCAGAAGCGCTTGCGATCGACGCCAGCAGCAGCGAACTCAATCCTCCCCATCCCGCAGTTCTCGATCCAACGCTTTGGTGGCGTTATGACGCTGGACTCGACGGAGACCTCGTGGTGATCACCCCAGCGATGGAAGGGGACACGGGACTGGACGCTGCAGGTGAACTGCCTCTCGCTGAAGAGCCCCGCTTTCCGGAGGCCAAGCCCCGGTTCTTGCAGCACCTCCGCGACCAGGGACAAGCCATGGCGCAACAGGCGATGTTGGAGGCGATGGCAGCGGGGAATTAA
- a CDS encoding MEKHLA domain-containing protein, producing the protein MTGMISSTTAPWLRPDTQALINRLLISYQRAFAQPLLVGDQGIQFHRTAAQEVFASSIAVLAHDHSADPLLTYANGTALRLWGRNWQTMVGMPSRLTAEESARRERASALQQAHQRAGFKGYCGVRVNQEGRRFMIHNARIWPLLNTNNEFCGQAAAFSSWWWL; encoded by the coding sequence ATGACGGGCATGATTTCAAGCACCACGGCGCCTTGGTTGAGGCCCGACACCCAGGCGTTAATCAACCGCTTGCTGATCTCCTATCAACGGGCCTTTGCTCAACCCCTACTGGTGGGTGATCAGGGCATTCAGTTCCATCGCACAGCAGCGCAAGAGGTTTTCGCGAGTTCTATCGCTGTGTTGGCTCATGACCACAGTGCTGACCCGCTGCTGACCTATGCCAACGGCACTGCCCTGCGGCTCTGGGGGCGCAATTGGCAGACCATGGTGGGCATGCCCTCCAGGCTGACGGCTGAAGAAAGTGCGCGACGTGAGCGAGCAAGCGCCCTTCAGCAAGCCCATCAACGGGCTGGCTTCAAGGGCTATTGCGGGGTTCGAGTGAATCAAGAGGGCCGGCGTTTCATGATTCACAACGCGCGAATCTGGCCCCTCTTGAACACAAATAATGAGTTCTGCGGTCAGGCCGCTGCTTTTTCCAGCTGGTGGTGGCTTTAA
- a CDS encoding NRAMP family divalent metal transporter: MATSAPRSAAGLRQSLGPGILMAGACIGGSHLMSSTTAGARFGFALLGLILLTNLVKYPFLRVGTRFTAVTGLTLLEGFQRRNRFYLPLYLLVSLVTGTLTIAAVSFVAGLLLTNVPLLANFNTFGLAIAVLAVSGLILLLGHYRALDRLSKVLVVLLTILSGVAALTLLLRGSVGDVAATWVGTTPSPWTAANLAFLIPLMGWMPGPVEMCVWPSLWMFSRAQDSKHSASLKEAEFDFNLGYAVTVVTAVFFVILGAYTMYGTGEGMFAGSGVSFAQNLIRLYTEAMGGWAAWVIVPAAFAAMFSTTLTCLDAYPRSISAIQGLLQGSDRGDLASAPQQRRLSVWLVLHLMAALVALLFAFSGGIGVKDFVFGAMTGSFLTAPLFAWMAMDTMNSDLVAVEHRDGPAMRVLTWFGLAFLTGFSLLFIGWSAFGWGA; encoded by the coding sequence ATGGCCACCTCCGCCCCACGTTCGGCAGCTGGTCTCAGGCAAAGCTTGGGGCCGGGGATTTTGATGGCGGGGGCCTGTATTGGCGGGTCTCACTTGATGTCGTCCACAACGGCTGGGGCGAGATTTGGTTTTGCGTTATTGGGTCTAATCCTGCTCACCAATTTGGTGAAGTATCCATTCCTGCGGGTGGGCACACGCTTTACAGCAGTGACTGGATTGACGTTATTAGAGGGGTTTCAGCGCCGTAATCGCTTTTACCTCCCGCTTTATCTCCTCGTCAGTTTGGTGACGGGAACGCTCACGATTGCGGCGGTGAGCTTTGTGGCCGGACTCTTGCTGACCAATGTGCCGCTGTTGGCGAATTTCAATACGTTCGGCTTGGCGATCGCCGTGCTGGCTGTGAGTGGTTTGATTCTTCTGCTCGGGCACTACCGGGCGCTGGATCGTCTTTCAAAAGTGCTGGTTGTTCTGCTGACCATCCTTTCTGGTGTGGCCGCGTTGACCCTGTTGTTGCGTGGTTCTGTTGGCGATGTGGCAGCCACCTGGGTGGGCACGACTCCCTCTCCCTGGACAGCGGCAAACTTGGCATTCCTGATTCCCCTTATGGGCTGGATGCCCGGTCCGGTGGAGATGTGCGTGTGGCCGTCGTTGTGGATGTTCTCGCGCGCCCAAGACAGCAAGCATTCGGCGTCTTTGAAGGAGGCCGAATTTGATTTCAACCTTGGCTATGCGGTCACTGTTGTGACGGCTGTCTTCTTTGTGATTCTGGGCGCTTACACGATGTATGGCACCGGTGAGGGAATGTTTGCGGGTAGTGGGGTGTCTTTTGCTCAGAACCTCATTCGCCTCTACACCGAAGCGATGGGTGGCTGGGCTGCATGGGTGATTGTCCCGGCCGCATTTGCGGCGATGTTCAGCACCACGCTCACCTGTTTAGATGCCTATCCACGCAGTATTTCGGCGATCCAAGGCTTGTTGCAGGGGTCTGATCGAGGGGATTTGGCCTCAGCTCCTCAGCAGCGCCGGCTGTCTGTGTGGTTGGTGCTGCATCTAATGGCCGCATTGGTAGCCCTGCTGTTTGCGTTCAGTGGCGGGATTGGCGTGAAAGATTTTGTCTTCGGTGCGATGACAGGAAGCTTTCTGACAGCTCCGTTGTTTGCCTGGATGGCGATGGACACGATGAATAGTGACTTGGTGGCGGTAGAGCATCGCGATGGCCCTGCCATGCGAGTGCTCACTTGGTTTGGCCTGGCCTTTTTGACAGGCTTTAGCTTGCTGTTTATCGGTTGGTCGGCTTTTGGTTGGGGTGCCTGA
- a CDS encoding Hsp20/alpha crystallin family protein: MITLRTSPFDLLDRLEQQVSQAERVPAAEVIETNASYTVRLELPGVDHDSIDVKATDRSLVISAERQPTISAEDNTPPTETDAASNANAQQLLSEFRTGTWSRSFRFAKPLDRDQLEASYRDGILEIRAAKSDNRTTVSVKVES; the protein is encoded by the coding sequence ATGATCACCCTTCGTACATCACCCTTCGATTTGCTGGATCGCCTGGAGCAGCAAGTTTCACAAGCTGAGCGCGTTCCTGCTGCTGAAGTGATCGAAACCAACGCCAGCTACACCGTGCGGCTGGAATTGCCAGGCGTTGACCACGACTCCATTGATGTCAAAGCCACGGATCGTTCGCTTGTGATCAGCGCTGAACGACAACCCACCATCTCCGCTGAAGACAACACCCCCCCAACCGAGACAGACGCAGCCTCAAACGCAAATGCGCAGCAACTGCTCAGCGAGTTCCGGACGGGAACGTGGAGTCGCAGTTTTCGCTTCGCCAAGCCACTCGATCGCGACCAATTGGAAGCCTCCTATCGCGACGGCATTCTTGAGATCAGGGCGGCAAAAAGCGACAACCGCACCACCGTGTCTGTGAAGGTGGAAAGCTGA
- a CDS encoding TRAP transporter substrate-binding protein, whose translation MQRRQLLRRGGQAAAAAAGTAALSACTIRRAEETRASGLPQVRWRMATSWPISLDTIYGGAVTICQRVEEMSGGAFRIEPFAAGEIVPGLEVLDAVQARSVECGHTASYYYIGKNPAFAFGTAVPFGLSAQQQNTWLYYGGGNEAMNALFADFGVMSFPAGNTGGQLGGWFKKPVENLASLQGLKMRIPGLGGKVMAKLGVNVQVLPGGEIYLALERGTIDAAEFTGPYDDEKLGLAKAAKHYYYPGWWEPGPTLMALVNRKAWSNLPKEYQAMFSTACYEANLGMLSDYERRNSEALQRITRQGIKLERYSDDILKAARRASAEIFKELADADAGFRDLLERWRLFRREARTWNNINELPLAEFDDSSEGDQPGDQR comes from the coding sequence ATGCAACGACGGCAGCTGCTTCGCCGCGGTGGTCAGGCGGCAGCGGCAGCGGCAGGGACCGCAGCTTTGAGTGCCTGCACGATCCGCCGAGCGGAAGAGACGCGCGCCAGCGGCCTACCGCAAGTGCGCTGGCGCATGGCCACCAGCTGGCCTATCTCCCTCGACACCATCTATGGAGGTGCCGTCACCATCTGCCAACGCGTCGAGGAGATGAGTGGTGGAGCCTTCCGCATTGAACCGTTTGCAGCAGGGGAAATCGTCCCGGGCTTGGAAGTGCTGGATGCCGTGCAAGCCCGTTCCGTTGAATGCGGCCACACCGCGAGTTACTACTACATCGGCAAAAACCCAGCCTTTGCCTTTGGGACAGCGGTGCCGTTTGGCTTGTCTGCCCAACAGCAAAACACCTGGTTGTATTACGGCGGCGGCAACGAAGCCATGAACGCCCTGTTTGCCGATTTCGGAGTGATGAGCTTCCCTGCTGGAAACACAGGCGGGCAGCTGGGGGGTTGGTTTAAAAAACCGGTCGAGAACCTGGCATCCCTTCAGGGCTTAAAAATGCGCATCCCCGGGCTGGGGGGGAAGGTGATGGCCAAATTGGGCGTGAACGTCCAGGTGCTTCCTGGGGGCGAGATTTACCTGGCTCTAGAGCGAGGCACCATCGATGCCGCCGAATTCACCGGCCCCTACGACGATGAAAAGCTTGGCTTAGCCAAAGCCGCTAAGCACTATTACTACCCCGGTTGGTGGGAGCCAGGTCCCACCTTGATGGCGCTTGTGAACCGCAAAGCCTGGTCCAACCTGCCGAAGGAGTATCAAGCCATGTTCAGCACGGCCTGCTACGAAGCCAACCTGGGAATGTTGAGTGATTACGAGCGGCGGAACAGCGAAGCTCTGCAACGCATCACCCGCCAAGGCATCAAGCTCGAGCGCTACAGCGACGACATCCTGAAGGCGGCCCGTCGCGCTAGCGCGGAGATTTTTAAAGAGCTCGCGGATGCGGATGCCGGGTTCAGAGATCTATTGGAACGCTGGCGCCTCTTCCGCCGTGAGGCCAGAACCTGGAACAACATCAATGAATTACCGCTTGCTGAATTTGATGACAGCAGCGAGGGAGATCAGCCAGGAGATCAGCGATGA
- a CDS encoding TRAP transporter small permease subunit — MNDRLAGLVRMLDGLNAAAAWLARWAVLLMLAIGFWNVVGRYVGSAIGINLSSNGLIEAQWYLFALIFLLGLGWTLQKGGHVRVDVLQNRWSPRRRDRQELSSLLLLLLPFAFGVMALSIAPALRAWSIGEMSPDPGGLPRTWLKTLIPVGFLLLGLQGVAEALRLRWKLMHGDEPSDGQQPSQGGPGL, encoded by the coding sequence ATGAACGATCGCTTGGCAGGTCTCGTGCGCATGCTCGACGGGCTGAATGCCGCCGCAGCATGGCTAGCGCGCTGGGCAGTGTTGCTGATGCTCGCTATCGGCTTCTGGAATGTGGTGGGGCGGTATGTGGGATCAGCGATCGGAATCAACCTCAGCAGCAATGGCCTGATCGAAGCCCAGTGGTATTTGTTTGCCCTAATTTTTCTGCTCGGACTGGGCTGGACGCTGCAAAAAGGCGGCCACGTTCGCGTTGATGTCCTGCAAAACCGCTGGAGCCCCCGCCGCCGGGATCGCCAAGAGCTCAGCTCTTTACTGCTGTTATTGCTGCCCTTCGCCTTTGGCGTGATGGCCTTATCGATCGCACCGGCACTACGCGCTTGGAGTATTGGAGAGATGTCTCCCGATCCGGGTGGCTTACCCCGCACATGGTTAAAGACTCTGATCCCAGTGGGGTTTCTGTTGCTGGGCCTCCAAGGAGTTGCGGAAGCCTTGCGGCTGCGCTGGAAGCTGATGCATGGGGATGAGCCATCCGATGGTCAACAACCAAGCCAGGGAGGCCCGGGCCTGTGA
- a CDS encoding TRAP transporter large permease subunit, protein MGWVLSFDPSAVLAPGMFLALIVALLSGFPVAFCLGGIGVIFALLGMLSGEIEAQFVSALPQRILGVMGNFTLLAIPAFVFMGSMLESSGIAERLLESMGRLLGRVRGGLALAVVLVGSLLAATTGVVAATVTTMGMISLPAMLKAGYDKTLATGVIVASGTLGQIIPPSIVLVVLGDQLGISVGDLFMGALLPGLLMAAVFAIYVLVISALKPELAPQRPQAELGATQPLQLVQSMLPPLSLILIVLGSIFFGIATPTEAGVIGAVGAILLAALNGGFSRKQLSNVCESTMRTTAMVMAILLGSTAFSLVFRGVGGDQLIADVLLNLPGGRVGFLVFSMLIIFLLGFFIDFFEIAFIAVPLLLPAARQLLGPDALIWFGVMIGANLQTSFLTPPFGFALFYLRGVAPKEVKTRDIYRGALPFVGLQVAVLALIIAVPGLVDWLPRLTAAMTPGPLA, encoded by the coding sequence ATGGGTTGGGTGCTGAGTTTCGACCCCTCAGCGGTCCTCGCACCCGGGATGTTTCTGGCCCTGATCGTGGCCCTGCTGAGTGGATTCCCCGTGGCCTTCTGCCTGGGAGGCATCGGCGTGATTTTCGCGCTGTTGGGGATGCTCAGCGGCGAAATCGAAGCTCAATTCGTGAGCGCGCTGCCCCAACGGATTTTGGGAGTCATGGGCAACTTCACGTTGCTGGCGATCCCCGCTTTCGTGTTTATGGGGTCGATGCTGGAAAGTTCGGGCATCGCCGAACGCTTGCTCGAAAGCATGGGTCGCCTGCTGGGGCGCGTCCGCGGCGGACTGGCCCTCGCCGTGGTGCTCGTTGGCTCACTCCTTGCCGCCACCACCGGTGTGGTCGCGGCAACGGTCACCACCATGGGAATGATTTCTCTGCCAGCCATGTTGAAGGCTGGCTACGACAAAACGCTTGCCACGGGCGTGATCGTGGCATCGGGAACCCTGGGGCAGATCATCCCTCCAAGCATCGTGCTCGTCGTCCTCGGCGATCAGTTGGGAATCTCGGTTGGAGACCTCTTCATGGGCGCCTTGCTTCCTGGCCTGTTGATGGCGGCGGTGTTTGCGATCTATGTGCTGGTCATCAGTGCACTGAAGCCCGAACTCGCACCCCAACGTCCTCAAGCTGAACTGGGCGCCACCCAGCCGCTGCAGCTGGTGCAATCGATGCTGCCGCCCTTGTCCTTAATCCTGATCGTGCTGGGGAGCATCTTTTTCGGCATCGCCACCCCAACGGAAGCGGGCGTGATTGGTGCGGTAGGCGCAATCCTTCTGGCCGCTCTCAATGGAGGCTTCAGCCGCAAGCAACTCTCCAACGTGTGCGAAAGCACGATGAGAACCACGGCCATGGTGATGGCCATCCTGCTGGGATCCACCGCCTTCAGTCTTGTCTTCCGCGGCGTCGGCGGCGATCAACTCATTGCTGACGTGCTCCTCAACCTCCCGGGAGGTCGGGTTGGATTCCTGGTGTTCAGCATGCTGATCATCTTTTTGCTCGGCTTCTTCATCGATTTCTTTGAAATCGCATTCATTGCAGTGCCGTTGCTTTTACCAGCAGCGCGGCAGCTGCTGGGCCCCGATGCTCTGATCTGGTTTGGCGTGATGATCGGGGCCAATCTGCAAACGTCCTTTCTCACCCCACCCTTCGGATTCGCTCTCTTCTATCTCCGCGGCGTTGCACCCAAGGAGGTGAAAACCCGGGATATCTATCGGGGGGCCTTGCCTTTTGTTGGCTTGCAGGTGGCCGTTTTGGCTTTGATCATCGCCGTTCCAGGATTAGTGGACTGGTTACCTCGCCTTACAGCTGCGATGACACCTGGACCATTGGCCTGA